One window from the genome of Dermacentor silvarum isolate Dsil-2018 chromosome 5, BIME_Dsil_1.4, whole genome shotgun sequence encodes:
- the LOC125946003 gene encoding uncharacterized protein LOC125946003 translates to MAMSAIRTLEEECIRLNDCLYTARSENEYLAMSEESLRTSQPKVAYYTGMASFTMMLAVFKLLEPFVAHGVNNSLTKFQEFFLFLMKIKLNLQNADLAFRFNVSESTVSRIFDKWLHVAYCRLKSQISWPERSALQRTMPQAFYDSFGSEVAVIIDCFEVKIERPSSYLPRSETWSTCKGSNTAMYLIGIAPQGVVTFISEGWGGRVSDKHITEHCGLLDNLLPGDVVFADRGFNIADSVGFYCARLHLPGYTKGKKQLSAAEVESTRRLANVRIHVERIIGLIRNKFLLLKCVVPIDYVTCRQGDNVTPLDKIVTVCCALSNLCPSIVAALKESSTEHAPVGVDECPS, encoded by the coding sequence ATGGCCATGAGCGCCATCAGGACGTTGGAAGAAGAATGCATCAGACTAAATGACTGCTTGTACACTGCACGTTCAGAAAACGAGTACCTTGCAATGTCAGAAGAATCACTCAGAACTTCGCAGCCTAAGGTAGCTTACTACACAGGGATGGCAAGTTTCACAATGATGCTCGCGGTTTTCAAACTGCTGGAACCATTTGTAGCCCATGGTGTCAACAACAGCTTAACAAAATTTCAAGAGTTCTTCCTTTTCCTGATGAAGATCAAGTTAAATCTTCAAAATGCTGACCTCGCCTTCAGATTCAATGTGTCCGAATCAACTGTGTCCAGGATTTTTGACAAGTGGCTTCATGTTGCATACTGCCGTTTGAAGTCCCAAATTTCATGGCCTGAACGAAGTGCTCTCCAGCGTACCATGCCGCAAGCTTTCTATGATTCATTTGGCAGCGAAGTGGCTGTCATCATTGACTGCTTTGAGGTTAAGATCGAAAGGCCGTCATCATATTTGCCGAGGAGTGAAACTTGGTCGACATGCAAGGGAAGCAACACTGCAATGTATTTGATAGGAATTGCACCACAGGGTGTTGTCACGTTTATCTCTGAAGGATGGGGTGGTCGTGTAAGCGACAAGCACATCACGGAGCACTGCGGGCTACTGGACAACTTGCTTCCTGGCGACGTTGTCTTTGCTGATCGAGGTTTTAACATTGCTGACAGCGTGGGTTTCTACTGTGCTCGCTTACATCTGCCAGGATACACTAAAGGTAAAAAGCAGCTATCGGCAGCAGAAGTAGAAAGTACAAGGAGGCTCGCAAATGTGAGGATTCACGTGGAGAGAATAATTGGACTTATTAGAAACAAATTTTTGCTGCTTAAGTGTGTTGTACCAATTGACTATGTGACATGCCGACAAGGTGATAACGTCACTCCACTAGACAAAATAGTGACTGTCTGCTGTGCGCTGTCAAATTTGTGCCCTTCCATTGTCGCAGCGTTGAAGGAGTCAAGCACAGAGCACGCTCCTGTAGGTGTTGACGAGTGCCCATCATAG
- the LOC125945767 gene encoding uncharacterized protein LOC125945767, translating into MSPPQRSEPFSAGYYSELVGSARVRYEEKVRMCDGMDPYTLRPGVDTTMDVNVFPEVTHGDIVNYLVYSSSFVTREEMKAFISMEAHNYFTSGWVRSLSAMRLQDEKVLLLGEVNHSQRLSDHPLKAWILCKADGSVLAAHCTCMASTGETCSHVGACLFAVETAVRIRNSVSCTQKNNIWLPAYVEKVQFKRLRDIDFTSSRGRKQKIDGTRAEGQQKKKRLEIPSPSPQELKELYDGIAKDGSIVPALFSVHKDRYDVFQEPLQKPAAHLRNLFRDDALGDSYEVVSNSASM; encoded by the exons ATGTCTCCTCCCCAGAGGAGTGAGCCATTCAGTGCAGGGTATTACTCTGAACTTGTGGGATCGGCGCGCGTACGCTATGAAGAGAAGGTGCGAATGTGCGACGGTATGGACCCGTACACGCTGCGACCGGGTGTCGACACGACGATGGACGTGAATGTGTTCCCTGAAGTCACCCACGGGGATATCGTGAACTATCTAGTTTACTCATCCAGCTTTGTGACGCGGGAAGAAATGAAAGCCTTTAtatcaatggaagcacacaactaTTTCACCAGCGGGTGGGTGAGAAGCCTATCTGCAATGCGTCTACAAGACGAAAAGGTGCTTCTCCTCGGAGAG GTCAACCATTCCCAAAGGCTCAGCGACCACCCACTTAAAGCCTGGATATTGTGCAAAGCAGATGGCAGTGTGCTTGCTGCCCATTGCACCTGCATGGCAAGTACAGGCGAGACATGCTCCCACGTTGGAGCTTGCCTCTTTGCTGTGGAAACTGCCGTGCGCATCAGGAACTCTGTTTCATGCACCCAGAAAAACAACATCTGGCTGCCTGCCTATGTTGAAAAAGTGCAATTTAAACGACTCAGGGACATCGACTTCACTTCATCGAGAGGCCGGAAGCAGAAAATCGATGGCACACGTGCTGAAGGACAGCAAAAGAAGAAGAGGTTGGAAATTCCAAGTCCTTCACCACAAGAGCTGAAAGAACTTTATGACGGCATTGCGAAAGATGGCAGCATAGTACCAGCACTATTCTCTGTGCATAAGGATAGATACGATGTATTTCAAGAGCCACTTCAAAAGCCAGCAGCACACCTGAGAAATCTCTTCAGGGATGATGCATTAGGCGATAGCTATGAG GTAGTGTCAAACAGTGCAAGTATGTAA